A section of the Roseovarius sp. W115 genome encodes:
- a CDS encoding CbtA family protein gives MFQKILTSALFAGFCAGLLAAVLQFVFVQPVLLHAELYEGGDLVHFGADPVTAHPELPGFDAMRDGLSVLFSALIYVGYALILVAAMAMAAERDIQIDARKGLLWGIAGFVTFHFAPAFSMPPEVPGVAAADVGLRQIWWWSTVTATGIGLMLLAFGSNWVAWGAGFALILAPHIWGAPHPDTLIGPVPPEIAALFASRALGVGLIVWAILGALAGYFWQSENQEEAIA, from the coding sequence ATGTTTCAGAAAATTCTGACCAGCGCGCTGTTCGCTGGCTTCTGCGCAGGGCTGCTGGCAGCCGTGTTGCAGTTCGTATTCGTGCAACCTGTGTTGCTCCATGCCGAACTCTATGAGGGCGGTGATCTGGTGCATTTCGGGGCTGACCCTGTGACTGCGCACCCCGAACTTCCCGGCTTTGACGCCATGCGGGATGGGCTGAGTGTCCTCTTCTCAGCGCTAATATACGTCGGGTATGCGCTTATCCTCGTGGCCGCCATGGCTATGGCAGCAGAGCGCGACATCCAAATCGACGCGCGCAAAGGGCTGCTGTGGGGCATCGCCGGATTCGTTACGTTCCACTTTGCTCCAGCATTCTCGATGCCTCCCGAGGTTCCCGGTGTTGCAGCAGCAGATGTTGGGCTTCGGCAAATCTGGTGGTGGTCAACGGTCACTGCAACCGGGATTGGCCTGATGCTCTTAGCCTTTGGATCCAACTGGGTGGCTTGGGGCGCTGGATTTGCGCTTATCTTGGCACCACATATTTGGGGCGCGCCGCATCCTGATACCCTGATTGGACCGGTTCCACCTGAAATTGCCGCGCTCTTTGCCAGCCGCGCGCTTGGTGTTGGGCTGATAGTTTGGGCGATTCTTGGCGCACTTGCAGGCTACTTCTGGCAAAGTGAAAACCAGGAAGAAGCCATTGCATAA
- a CDS encoding CbtB domain-containing protein has protein sequence MTTLVKSTSRSSVLPIVAALVLGFGIITVAGHVQAAALHDAAHDVRHATGFPCH, from the coding sequence ATGACGACCCTGGTAAAATCCACCTCCAGATCCTCTGTCTTGCCAATCGTGGCGGCTCTGGTTTTGGGCTTTGGCATCATCACCGTTGCCGGACATGTCCAAGCCGCAGCTCTGCACGATGCGGCTCATGATGTGCGCCACGCAACTGGCTTTCCCTGCCACTAA
- the smc gene encoding chromosome segregation protein SMC, whose amino-acid sequence MQFSKLRLTGFKSFVDPTDLFISDGLTGVVGPNGCGKSNLLEALRWVMGENRPTSMRGSGMEDVIFAGAATRPARNFAEVSIHIDNSERLAPQGFNDADHLEIVRRITRDVGSAYKVNGKDVRARDVQMLFADASTGAHSPALVRQGQISELINAKPTARRRILEEAAGISGLYQRRHEAELKLKGAETNLTRVDDVIEQLAGQLAQLARQAKQAMRYRQIGEELRQAEGLLLYRRWKEADVVRATAEQELTERTAEAGRAEAAAREAAKLRQRAEEALPPLREEEAIAAAILQRLMVSRDTLADQEQAAQDRIETLQARIEQLELDMEREGNLNRDAGETIERLEWEAKELAKATEGHEDRVAEAAKEAQDAAAVLQTRETDLSQLTEDVARLAARHQSVQRLVEDHKTTLQKSEDQATHAKDAAQAAEAAVAEASEQFETAQKAETEAASAAVAAEQALTAADEARADAQAREAEARAERSEAEGEVNALSAEASALARLLERDTAEGGQIVDMVQVNAGYEKALGAALADDLRAPAVESDGPSGWVNLSQYSSAQALPKGVPALSDFVTVPGVLARRISQIGLVDPDEGAKLQSDLKPGQRLVSTEGDLWRWDGYRAWAEDAPSAAALRLQQLNRLEDLKQQLSHANARAEGAAAAHDTLKTRLTDTTEADRAAREARRAADSAMADANRALSRAEADRNLAQSKLESLKLAVTRHAEEALTARDALSEAETALGDLGDLDAARAQVEDIKMTVEAARITMISHRSSHDELRREGEARTKRAQEVTKELSGWRHRLETAEKRSAELAERKVESEAELQEAMAKPDELANKRAALSEDITKAEARRAEAADILSKAEAVARDAVAAERDAERAAGEAREARARSDARAEAARETLTLAATRIAEELELTPETLLEKLDVDPEAMPAADAIEADVNRLKRQRDALGAVNLRAEEDAREIEQEHMALLEEKTDLEEAIRTLRNGIASLNKEGRERLLTAFEQVNSNFSLLFKHLFGGGEANLVMVESDDPLEAGLEIMCQPPGKKLATLSLLSGEQTLTALALIFAVFLANPAPICVLDEVDAPLDDANVGRFCDLLDEMCRRTQTRFLIITHHAVTMSRMDRLFGVTMAEQGVSQLVSVDLKKAEQMVA is encoded by the coding sequence GTGCAGTTTTCCAAGCTCAGATTGACAGGCTTCAAAAGTTTTGTGGATCCGACCGACCTGTTCATCTCGGATGGTTTGACCGGTGTGGTTGGGCCAAACGGCTGTGGCAAGTCGAACCTGCTTGAGGCGTTGCGTTGGGTTATGGGAGAAAACCGACCCACCTCGATGCGTGGTTCGGGCATGGAAGATGTGATTTTTGCCGGTGCGGCAACGCGGCCCGCGCGCAACTTTGCAGAGGTCAGCATCCATATCGACAATTCCGAGCGCCTTGCCCCGCAGGGGTTCAACGATGCCGATCATCTTGAGATCGTGCGCCGGATCACCCGGGACGTGGGCAGCGCCTATAAGGTGAACGGCAAGGATGTGCGGGCGCGTGATGTTCAGATGCTCTTTGCCGATGCGTCGACGGGTGCGCATTCCCCGGCCCTGGTCCGGCAAGGTCAGATTTCAGAGTTGATCAATGCCAAACCCACGGCGCGTCGGCGTATTCTTGAGGAAGCGGCGGGGATTTCGGGCCTCTATCAGCGGCGGCATGAGGCCGAATTGAAGCTGAAGGGGGCAGAAACGAATCTGACCCGCGTGGATGATGTCATTGAACAGCTTGCCGGACAATTGGCGCAGTTGGCGCGACAGGCCAAGCAGGCCATGCGCTATCGCCAAATTGGGGAAGAGCTGCGGCAGGCCGAGGGTCTGTTGCTATACCGGCGTTGGAAAGAGGCCGATGTCGTGCGGGCCACTGCTGAGCAGGAGTTGACAGAGCGCACGGCAGAGGCTGGTCGCGCCGAGGCCGCGGCACGTGAAGCCGCCAAATTGCGTCAGCGCGCTGAGGAAGCCTTGCCACCGCTGCGCGAGGAAGAGGCGATTGCCGCCGCAATTCTGCAGCGCTTGATGGTCAGTCGCGATACTCTGGCCGATCAGGAACAGGCGGCGCAGGATCGCATTGAGACCTTGCAGGCGCGCATTGAGCAACTTGAGCTCGATATGGAGCGCGAGGGTAATCTCAACCGCGACGCGGGCGAGACCATCGAGCGGCTCGAATGGGAGGCCAAAGAACTGGCCAAGGCGACTGAGGGGCACGAAGACCGCGTGGCCGAGGCTGCAAAGGAAGCGCAGGATGCGGCGGCTGTGTTGCAGACACGGGAAACCGACCTGTCGCAACTGACCGAAGATGTCGCACGGTTGGCGGCCCGGCATCAATCTGTGCAGCGTTTGGTGGAAGATCATAAGACGACGCTGCAAAAATCTGAGGACCAAGCGACCCACGCGAAAGACGCCGCACAGGCCGCAGAAGCCGCGGTTGCTGAGGCATCGGAACAGTTTGAAACAGCCCAAAAAGCAGAAACCGAAGCTGCTTCGGCCGCCGTCGCAGCAGAGCAAGCGCTGACTGCAGCGGATGAAGCGCGGGCTGATGCACAGGCGCGCGAAGCGGAAGCACGCGCCGAACGTTCGGAGGCAGAAGGCGAGGTCAATGCGCTTTCGGCTGAGGCATCGGCTTTGGCACGACTTCTGGAGCGCGACACCGCTGAGGGTGGTCAGATCGTCGACATGGTGCAGGTCAATGCAGGGTACGAGAAGGCTCTGGGTGCAGCTTTGGCGGATGATTTGCGCGCTCCGGCTGTTGAGAGCGATGGCCCGTCTGGCTGGGTGAACCTGTCGCAGTATTCATCCGCACAAGCCCTGCCAAAGGGCGTTCCGGCACTCAGCGACTTTGTCACCGTTCCGGGTGTTTTGGCCCGACGTATTTCGCAAATTGGTTTGGTTGATCCGGACGAAGGGGCCAAGCTTCAGTCAGACCTCAAGCCCGGCCAGCGGCTGGTCAGTACCGAAGGGGATCTGTGGCGCTGGGACGGGTATCGTGCCTGGGCCGAAGATGCGCCTTCGGCCGCCGCTTTGCGCCTGCAACAGCTCAACCGATTGGAAGATCTCAAACAACAACTCTCACATGCCAACGCGCGCGCCGAAGGGGCCGCTGCAGCGCATGATACGCTCAAGACTCGGCTGACCGATACGACGGAAGCTGACCGTGCTGCCAGAGAAGCGCGTCGGGCGGCGGATAGTGCCATGGCAGACGCAAATCGTGCTCTGTCGCGCGCGGAGGCGGATCGCAACCTTGCGCAATCGAAGCTGGAAAGCCTGAAATTGGCGGTGACGCGGCATGCCGAAGAGGCGCTGACTGCGCGGGATGCCTTGTCAGAAGCTGAGACGGCGCTGGGTGACCTTGGCGATCTGGATGCGGCGCGTGCGCAGGTTGAAGACATCAAGATGACGGTTGAGGCTGCGCGGATCACGATGATTTCGCATCGGTCGTCGCATGATGAACTGCGCCGTGAGGGCGAGGCGCGCACCAAACGGGCGCAGGAGGTAACAAAAGAACTGTCCGGGTGGCGGCACCGGTTGGAAACCGCCGAGAAACGCAGTGCGGAATTGGCGGAGCGCAAGGTTGAAAGCGAAGCCGAACTTCAGGAGGCCATGGCCAAGCCAGATGAGCTTGCCAACAAACGAGCGGCGTTAAGCGAAGACATCACCAAGGCCGAAGCGCGCCGTGCAGAGGCTGCTGATATTCTGTCAAAGGCGGAAGCCGTGGCGCGTGATGCCGTAGCCGCAGAGCGCGACGCAGAGCGCGCCGCAGGAGAGGCGCGTGAGGCGCGGGCGCGGTCGGATGCGCGGGCTGAAGCGGCGCGTGAAACCCTGACATTGGCTGCCACGCGTATTGCGGAAGAGCTTGAGCTGACGCCGGAAACCCTGCTGGAGAAGCTTGATGTTGATCCAGAGGCGATGCCAGCTGCGGATGCGATTGAGGCAGATGTGAATCGCCTGAAACGTCAGCGTGATGCGCTGGGAGCGGTGAATCTACGCGCTGAGGAGGACGCCCGAGAGATTGAGCAAGAGCATATGGCGTTGCTGGAGGAAAAGACGGATCTGGAAGAAGCCATTCGCACGTTGCGCAATGGTATTGCATCGCTCAACAAGGAAGGTCGCGAACGATTGCTCACGGCTTTCGAGCAGGTCAACTCCAACTTTTCTCTGCTCTTCAAACATCTCTTTGGCGGCGGTGAGGCCAACCTGGTGATGGTTGAAAGTGATGATCCTCTGGAGGCCGGTCTTGAGATCATGTGCCAGCCGCCGGGCAAGAAGCTGGCGACGCTCAGCCTGTTGTCGGGGGAGCAGACGCTCACGGCCCTGGCGCTTATCTTTGCGGTGTTCCTTGCCAATCCGGCACCGATTTGTGTGCTTGATGAGGTCGATGCGCCTTTGGACGATGCCAATGTTGGCCGTTTCTGTGATCTGCTGGACGAGATGTGCCGCCGAACGCAAACGCGGTTTTTGATTATTACGCATCACGCGGTCACCATGAGTCGGATGGATCGTCTCTTTGGCGTGACCATGGCCGAGCAAGGTGTCAGTCAGCTTGTTTCCGTTGATCTCAAGAAAGCCGAACAGATGGTGGCCTGA
- a CDS encoding DMT family transporter translates to MALLATNTPVAGLPLSPRWPLSRFGVLFAWIAVVIYAASNSIVTQLVDIGAANPVGNGRNAITYSNLLLLGSLLSVIPMAILFRKDLTRDNIQALKPRDWRVMTLSAFLSSALTPGLFFFALANTTVTNVILISRIEPPLFLLAAWFVFNERFPPRAMIAGLIALTGAVVMISMNEHGGMMGLGIGEWAAAAATLSYIASTLVTRKSLRDVPMGIFSVYRTIVGAGIYFVLAILIFGPDTFRDLLSPVLWSWIWVYAGVVIVFGQIAWNLALKHASSSDLALATSFSPLAAILIAMLLLGENPGAGLIPGAILIAVAIFIGRMSGANDSRMIDGASASKQARVHSVPGQPCLGSDCHDAAQSPNTHLSVTIKKRRPPDLLRLARTTAPPGRQLSG, encoded by the coding sequence ATGGCACTTCTTGCCACAAACACCCCAGTCGCAGGGCTGCCGCTTTCGCCGCGGTGGCCTCTGTCGCGGTTTGGTGTGCTCTTTGCCTGGATCGCTGTGGTGATCTACGCCGCCTCAAATTCCATTGTGACGCAGCTCGTTGATATTGGTGCCGCCAATCCTGTCGGCAATGGTCGCAATGCGATCACCTATTCCAACCTGCTCTTGCTGGGGTCGCTTCTATCGGTGATCCCGATGGCCATCCTGTTTCGCAAGGACCTGACCCGCGACAACATCCAAGCGCTCAAACCTCGGGACTGGCGGGTGATGACTCTCTCGGCCTTCCTGTCTTCCGCCCTGACGCCGGGGCTTTTCTTCTTCGCGCTGGCCAATACGACCGTCACAAATGTGATTCTGATCAGCCGTATCGAACCGCCTCTGTTTCTGCTGGCCGCCTGGTTTGTGTTCAACGAACGCTTCCCACCCCGCGCCATGATTGCCGGGCTTATAGCCCTGACCGGTGCCGTCGTGATGATCAGCATGAACGAACATGGCGGCATGATGGGTCTGGGCATCGGCGAATGGGCGGCCGCGGCGGCAACCTTGTCTTATATCGCCTCTACGCTCGTGACCCGCAAAAGCCTGCGTGACGTGCCGATGGGTATCTTTTCCGTCTACCGGACCATCGTCGGTGCGGGCATATATTTCGTGCTGGCAATACTCATCTTCGGACCGGACACATTCCGTGATCTGTTGTCGCCTGTGCTCTGGAGCTGGATCTGGGTCTATGCCGGTGTGGTCATTGTCTTTGGCCAAATCGCCTGGAACCTCGCGCTCAAGCATGCCAGCTCAAGTGACCTGGCTCTTGCCACGTCCTTCTCGCCTCTGGCCGCAATTCTGATTGCGATGCTGCTGCTTGGCGAGAACCCTGGCGCGGGACTGATCCCCGGTGCCATTCTCATCGCTGTGGCTATTTTCATAGGCCGGATGAGCGGTGCGAATGACAGTCGCATGATCGACGGGGCCAGCGCCAGCAAACAAGCGCGTGTCCACAGCGTTCCGGGACAACCTTGCTTGGGTAGCGATTGTCATGATGCTGCGCAGTCTCCAAATACGCACCTGTCTGTCACGATTAAGAAGCGACGACCGCCGGACCTCTTGCGCCTGGCCAGAACGACAGCGCCACCCGGTCGGCAACTGAGCGGTTAG
- a CDS encoding THUMP domain-containing class I SAM-dependent RNA methyltransferase, translating into MTEAPFEIFLSTAPGLEPYLLKETQELGFHEAKATPGGVSFMGTWPDVWRANLWSRGASRVLARIGSFRAFHLAQLDKRARKFPWGDLLRPNVPVRVEATCKKSKIYHDRAAAQRIERAIHETLGAPITKDASLRLMMRIEDDLCTFSLDTSGAPLHQRGFKQFVAKAPMRETMAALLLRACGYTGTEPVVDPMCGSGTFLIEAAEMAKGLASGRTRSFAFEDLASFDSAAWETLRAAEKPNDPDQKFLGFDRDTGAVKGANENVARAGVADVISITHQPVSNLNRPDGPPGLVIVNPPYGARIGTKKPLYGLYASLGERLKNHFSGWRVGLVTTEADLAKTTGLPFIQPGPPIAHGGLKIKLWTTTPLP; encoded by the coding sequence ATGACGGAAGCCCCGTTCGAGATATTTCTGTCAACGGCACCGGGGTTAGAGCCTTATCTTTTGAAAGAAACGCAGGAGCTTGGCTTTCACGAGGCCAAGGCGACGCCCGGTGGTGTCAGTTTCATGGGAACCTGGCCGGATGTCTGGCGCGCCAACCTGTGGTCGCGCGGCGCCTCACGGGTGTTGGCGCGTATCGGGTCTTTCCGCGCCTTTCATCTGGCACAGCTCGACAAACGCGCGCGCAAGTTTCCCTGGGGTGACCTATTGCGCCCGAATGTGCCTGTGCGGGTCGAAGCCACGTGCAAAAAGTCCAAGATCTACCATGACAGAGCCGCGGCCCAACGCATCGAACGCGCCATCCATGAAACACTAGGCGCCCCCATCACCAAAGACGCCAGCCTGCGCCTTATGATGCGGATTGAGGATGACCTCTGCACGTTCAGCCTCGACACCAGCGGCGCGCCTCTGCATCAGCGCGGGTTCAAGCAATTCGTCGCCAAAGCGCCCATGCGCGAAACCATGGCCGCTCTTTTGCTGCGCGCTTGCGGCTATACCGGCACCGAACCGGTGGTTGATCCAATGTGCGGCTCTGGCACGTTTCTGATTGAAGCCGCAGAGATGGCCAAAGGGCTTGCTTCGGGTCGGACACGAAGCTTTGCGTTTGAAGATCTCGCGAGTTTTGACAGCGCCGCATGGGAAACACTGCGTGCCGCAGAAAAGCCGAACGACCCGGATCAAAAATTCCTTGGCTTCGATCGCGACACAGGTGCCGTGAAAGGCGCAAATGAGAATGTAGCACGGGCCGGGGTTGCTGACGTCATTTCCATCACACACCAGCCCGTGAGCAATCTTAACCGCCCTGATGGCCCGCCCGGTCTGGTCATCGTGAACCCGCCTTACGGAGCCCGGATCGGCACCAAGAAACCACTCTATGGGCTATACGCAAGTCTCGGGGAACGCTTGAAAAATCACTTCTCCGGCTGGCGCGTGGGTCTTGTGACAACCGAAGCTGATCTGGCCAAAACAACCGGTCTTCCGTTTATCCAACCCGGCCCTCCGATCGCCCATGGTGGCCTGAAAATCAAACTGTGGACAACGACCCCGTTGCCCTAG
- the cbiB gene encoding adenosylcobinamide-phosphate synthase CbiB has translation MTVFAILALALLLDALFGEPRWLWQRIPHPAILMGRAIELGDQWLNRGATRQFNGVALMLLLVLAALGLGLLFQTFGAWAEIILAAILLAHRSLIDHVAAVADALRLSLGDGRHSVAMIVGRDTSHMTSAGVSRAAIESAAENFSDGVIAPAFWFLVGGLPGLFIYKITNTADSMIGYRTPRHEAFGWAAARFDDLLNLIPARLTAALLALVFGLLNAWRDIQADARLHRSPNAGWPEAAMARGLGVSLAGPRSYGGELCDFPFVHAHGRKNANPADIDAACRALWMAWGLTFLCVSTLALFV, from the coding sequence GTGACGGTCTTCGCTATCCTCGCGCTGGCGCTTTTGCTGGATGCACTCTTTGGTGAACCCCGCTGGCTTTGGCAGCGCATCCCGCATCCCGCCATCCTCATGGGCCGTGCGATAGAGCTTGGCGACCAATGGCTCAATCGCGGTGCAACCCGGCAGTTCAATGGCGTGGCCCTGATGCTCTTGCTAGTTCTGGCCGCCTTAGGTCTGGGTCTATTGTTCCAGACCTTTGGCGCGTGGGCCGAGATTATCCTTGCCGCCATTCTTCTGGCGCACCGCTCCCTCATTGATCATGTCGCCGCCGTGGCCGACGCGCTGCGCCTGTCCCTTGGAGATGGTCGGCACAGCGTGGCCATGATCGTGGGCCGCGACACCTCGCATATGACCTCTGCAGGTGTCTCGCGCGCCGCCATCGAATCCGCTGCCGAAAACTTCAGCGATGGCGTCATCGCCCCAGCCTTCTGGTTCCTTGTCGGCGGCTTACCGGGTCTTTTCATCTACAAGATCACCAACACCGCCGACAGCATGATCGGCTATCGCACGCCCCGGCATGAAGCCTTTGGATGGGCAGCAGCGCGCTTTGATGATCTGCTCAATCTTATTCCTGCGCGTCTCACGGCTGCCTTGCTTGCACTGGTCTTTGGCCTGTTGAACGCCTGGCGCGATATCCAAGCCGATGCCCGGCTGCACCGGTCGCCCAACGCCGGTTGGCCCGAAGCCGCCATGGCGCGCGGTCTGGGCGTATCCTTGGCAGGCCCACGATCCTATGGCGGCGAATTGTGTGACTTTCCCTTTGTACATGCCCATGGCCGCAAAAATGCAAACCCCGCCGACATCGACGCCGCCTGTCGTGCTCTTTGGATGGCCTGGGGCTTGACCTTTCTCTGTGTCTCGACGCTCGCACTCTTCGTGTAA
- a CDS encoding threonine-phosphate decarboxylase: MSKPARDHGGGLDAAIERYGGTRADWVDLSTGINPVPYPVGDIGPEAWTALPDQAAMNRLLKAARSFWNVPDDAEIVAANGASAIIAKVPYLTNHVGGAYIPGPTYNEHAAAVEACGHSWVTDDPDDAYLHVYVHPNNPTGRMWNANRMGGRPLTVIDESFCDMTPGESHIGLTEGPGILVLKSFGKFWGLAGLRLGFAIGAPETLFPVDRYKLPLQPEKKMPIASLVDHLGPWAVSGPAMEIGARALSDHDWVETTRARLAKDAKRLDALVDWPLVGGTDLFRTYEVPDAIEMQDRLAKGRVWSRIFPYSKTWLRLGLPAPHQWDQLEAAL, translated from the coding sequence ATGAGCAAACCGGCGCGAGATCACGGTGGCGGCCTTGATGCCGCCATCGAGCGCTATGGCGGTACGCGCGCGGACTGGGTGGATCTGAGCACTGGTATCAACCCTGTGCCTTATCCAGTTGGCGATATTGGCCCCGAGGCATGGACAGCTCTGCCGGACCAAGCGGCGATGAACCGTCTTCTGAAAGCCGCTCGGTCGTTCTGGAACGTGCCGGACGATGCAGAGATCGTGGCAGCCAACGGAGCGTCAGCGATCATTGCCAAAGTGCCCTACCTCACAAATCACGTGGGCGGCGCATATATCCCTGGCCCCACGTATAACGAGCACGCAGCGGCTGTAGAGGCGTGCGGGCACAGCTGGGTCACGGATGACCCGGACGATGCTTATCTGCATGTTTACGTTCACCCCAACAATCCAACTGGCAGGATGTGGAACGCAAACCGGATGGGCGGACGCCCCCTGACTGTCATTGACGAAAGCTTCTGCGACATGACGCCCGGGGAAAGCCATATTGGCCTGACGGAAGGTCCGGGTATTCTTGTTTTGAAGAGCTTTGGCAAATTCTGGGGGCTTGCAGGTCTTAGGTTGGGTTTCGCCATTGGCGCACCTGAAACCCTATTCCCCGTGGACCGTTACAAACTGCCTTTGCAACCCGAGAAGAAAATGCCCATCGCCAGTCTCGTGGATCACCTTGGACCCTGGGCTGTTTCGGGACCGGCAATGGAAATAGGGGCGAGAGCGCTGAGCGATCACGATTGGGTTGAAACGACGCGTGCACGTCTGGCGAAAGATGCCAAACGTTTGGATGCATTGGTTGATTGGCCATTGGTGGGCGGAACGGATTTGTTTCGCACCTATGAGGTGCCCGATGCAATTGAGATGCAAGACAGGCTTGCCAAGGGGCGCGTCTGGTCGCGCATCTTCCCTTACTCGAAAACCTGGCTCCGTCTGGGCCTGCCAGCGCCGCACCAATGGGATCAACTTGAGGCCGCGCTGTGA
- a CDS encoding DUF1636 domain-containing protein: MTTFITICDTCKREDWDETKNDRTHGEELAELVEAQAQGRSVETRRVSCLMGCTHGCNIAIQAEGKLSYTLGRFEPNPEDAEAIVDYAELHAQSDSGQVPFKQWPQGVKGHFVTRIPPLPGDGKV, encoded by the coding sequence ATGACCACTTTCATAACCATTTGCGACACCTGTAAACGCGAGGACTGGGACGAGACCAAAAACGACCGTACCCATGGTGAAGAGCTCGCAGAGCTGGTTGAGGCGCAAGCGCAGGGGCGCTCTGTCGAAACACGGCGCGTGTCCTGCCTGATGGGGTGTACCCATGGCTGCAACATCGCGATTCAAGCTGAGGGCAAGCTTTCTTACACGCTTGGGCGGTTTGAGCCCAACCCAGAAGATGCCGAGGCCATCGTTGACTACGCGGAGCTGCATGCCCAAAGCGACAGCGGCCAGGTTCCGTTCAAGCAATGGCCACAGGGAGTCAAAGGCCACTTCGTGACTCGCATCCCGCCCCTGCCCGGCGACGGCAAAGTCTGA
- a CDS encoding response regulator — translation MGPLRVLIVETNLSLGQVWQRHLERHGIKVRLETDQSGAIAALAERSYDVVILNLVLKGSSALAISDLASIRNPETRVIFVTDTSFFSDGSVFSLCPNVCAYLQADTPPDDLTAMVEHYGNHV, via the coding sequence GTGGGTCCCTTGCGTGTCTTGATCGTCGAAACGAACCTGTCTCTTGGACAGGTCTGGCAACGCCATTTAGAGCGTCACGGAATCAAGGTCCGCCTTGAAACGGATCAGAGCGGCGCAATCGCAGCCCTGGCGGAACGTTCATATGATGTCGTAATTCTTAATCTAGTGTTAAAGGGCAGTAGCGCGCTGGCGATTTCCGATCTGGCGAGCATTCGCAACCCCGAAACGCGGGTGATCTTTGTCACCGACACGTCGTTCTTTTCCGATGGTTCGGTGTTCTCGCTCTGCCCGAATGTCTGCGCCTATCTGCAGGCTGACACGCCGCCAGATGATCTGACGGCGATGGTCGAGCATTACGGCAACCACGTCTGA
- a CDS encoding bifunctional alpha/beta hydrolase/OsmC family protein codes for MPTEKFTFRGHAGHELAARLDLPEGPHLATALFAHCFTCSKDIPAARRISARLAGLGIAVLRFDFTGLGHSQGEFENTSFRSNIQDLVLAAEALDAKGMAPSLLIGHSLGGAAVLGAARQIDSVRAVVTIGAPFDPEHVTHNFGGALAEIESRGAAEVLLGGRPVKIGKSFVENVRSEKLEEDIANLKRALLVLHAPHDKIVGVENAARIFTTAKHPKSFVTLDNADHLITAPCDAEYAAEVIVTWAKRYLEFRIPAPPPGAPEGVLRVSEADPDGFLQDINVGAKHHLVADEPEAYGGTDRGLSPYGFLAAGLGACTSMTIRMYARRKAWPLDHVSVDVTHHKVHAQDADAPSDEKIDQFTRVIRLTGNLSAEQRDKLMEIADKCPVHRTLERSSEIITKAA; via the coding sequence GTGCCGACCGAGAAATTCACCTTTCGGGGCCATGCCGGGCACGAGCTTGCTGCGCGGCTGGATTTGCCCGAGGGGCCACATTTGGCGACGGCGCTTTTTGCGCATTGCTTCACCTGTTCCAAGGACATCCCCGCCGCCCGGCGCATTTCGGCGCGGTTGGCGGGCTTGGGCATCGCTGTTTTACGATTTGATTTCACCGGCTTGGGTCATTCCCAGGGCGAGTTTGAAAACACGTCCTTTCGCAGCAACATTCAGGATCTCGTTCTCGCGGCCGAAGCGCTGGACGCCAAAGGCATGGCTCCGAGCCTGCTCATCGGACACAGTCTTGGCGGGGCTGCTGTTTTGGGGGCTGCACGGCAAATTGACAGCGTGCGGGCTGTCGTGACCATCGGGGCGCCCTTTGACCCCGAACATGTCACCCACAACTTTGGCGGCGCATTGGCCGAGATTGAATCGCGAGGCGCGGCTGAGGTGCTTTTGGGCGGGCGACCCGTAAAGATCGGAAAGTCGTTTGTCGAAAACGTGCGGTCTGAAAAACTGGAAGAGGACATCGCAAATCTCAAACGTGCCCTTCTGGTCCTACATGCCCCGCATGACAAAATCGTTGGCGTGGAAAACGCAGCGCGCATTTTCACCACCGCCAAGCATCCCAAAAGCTTTGTGACGCTGGACAATGCCGACCACCTGATCACAGCTCCCTGCGACGCTGAATACGCTGCCGAGGTGATCGTCACATGGGCCAAACGTTATTTGGAATTCCGCATTCCCGCCCCACCCCCAGGCGCACCGGAAGGTGTCTTGCGGGTGAGCGAAGCAGACCCGGACGGCTTCCTGCAAGACATCAATGTCGGGGCCAAACATCACCTCGTTGCAGATGAGCCCGAAGCCTATGGCGGCACGGACCGAGGCCTGTCTCCTTACGGCTTTCTTGCTGCCGGATTAGGGGCGTGCACCTCTATGACGATCCGTATGTACGCACGTCGGAAAGCTTGGCCATTGGATCATGTAAGTGTCGATGTCACCCATCACAAAGTGCATGCGCAGGATGCCGACGCCCCAAGCGACGAAAAGATTGATCAGTTCACCCGCGTGATCCGCCTGACTGGTAATCTGTCGGCGGAACAACGCGACAAGCTGATGGAAATTGCCGACAAATGTCCCGTGCACCGCACGCTTGAGCGCAGCTCAGAGATAATCACAAAGGCAGCGTAG